From a region of the Gossypium raimondii isolate GPD5lz chromosome 10, ASM2569854v1, whole genome shotgun sequence genome:
- the LOC105778243 gene encoding uncharacterized protein LOC105778243 isoform X5, with protein sequence MSCSCASTTEKPSFERVIWSSTWCSMKGSNKATVLTLAEKCKNILVSNWQGYLNTIKTDAQGSKENIYTSKVKYIIRKGNPLIWVPEHELHNVNTIIDERGSFSVASPYPGPLGKLLKSMNKFPVRVALTGDVVPVKDKKAESAANYLKEMMLSEEKALKEFSYTVSSVLSSSNHFSTTRSENLKELIDGGEKYVIYKFNLSSCMFVDGNGGTHEVDFEDMEKCKASLLAPYSAKLIDGINQSEARRRGLILFCFTYLNVNARDAYMLSLDRKGFDVLGKVRSKVTGDEIDEYQWKQFRITFKEETRDIESFCQQLVEMEEDAIKKVSSYSGLG encoded by the exons ATGTCATGTAGTTGTGCCTCCACTACAG AAAAGCCCAGTTTTGAAAGAGTAATTTGGTCGAGCACCTGGTGTTCAATGAAAGGCAGCAACAAAGCTACTGTTTTAACTCTTGCTGAGAAATGCAAG AATATATTGGTTTCAAATTGGCAAGGTTATCTTAATACCATCAAAACTGATGCCCAAGGAAG CAAAGAGAATATATACACGTCGAAGGTTAAGTACATTATAAGGAAGGGGAATCCTCTTATCTGGGTACCAGAACATGAATTGCACAATGTG AACACTATAATTGATGAACGTGGTTCATTTTCTGTAGCCAGCCCCTACCCAGGGCCTCTTGGAAAATTACTCAAATCAATGAACAAG TTTCCAGTTCGGGTCGCTCTAACCGGGGATGTTGTGCCTGTCAAAGATAAAAAG gCTGAATCAGCCGCAAACTACCTTAAAGAAATGATGCTCTCCGAGGAGAAAGCATTAAAAGAATTTAGTTATACGGTTTCGAGTGTATTAAGTTCTTCTAATCACTTTTCGACAACTCGAAGCGAAAACCTCAAGGAGCTGATCGATGGGGGTGAAAAGTATGTGATTTATAAGTTCAATCTAAG CTCTTGCATGTTTGTTGATGGTAATGGAGGAACTCATGAAGTAGACTTTGAAGATATGGAAAAATGTAAAGCAAGTTTGCTAG CTCCTTATTCAGCTAAGCTAATCGATGGTATTAATCAAAGTGAAGCACGGCGCAGAGGACTGATCCTTTTCTGTTTCACATACTTGAACGTAAATGCAAGA GATGCATACATGCTGTCTCTTGATCGTAAGGGGTTCGACGTCCTAGGAAAGGTTCGTAGTAAAGTTACCGGGGATGAAATTGACGAATACCAATGGAAGCAATTCAGGATCACATTCAAAGAAGAGACTCGGGACATCGAATCCTTTTGTCAGCAACTTGTGGAAATGGAAGAAGATGCCATCAAAAAGGTTTCTAGCTACAGTGGTCTGGGATAA
- the LOC105778243 gene encoding uncharacterized protein LOC105778243 isoform X10 — MKGSNKATVLTLAEKCKNILVSNWQGYLNTIKTDAQGSKENIYTSKVKYIIRKGNPLIWVPEHELHNVNTIIDERGSFSVASPYPGPLGKLLKSMNKFPVRVALTGDVVPVKDKKAESAANYLKEMMLSEEKALKEFSYTVSSVLSSSNHFSTTRSENLKELIDGGEKYVIYKFNLSSCMFVDGNGGTHEVDFEDMEKCKASLLAPYSAKLIDGINQSEARRRGLILFCFTYLNVNARDAYMLSLDRKGFDVLGKVRSKVTGDEIDEYQWKQFRITFKEETRDIESFCQQLVEMEEDAIKKVSSYSGLG, encoded by the exons ATGAAAGGCAGCAACAAAGCTACTGTTTTAACTCTTGCTGAGAAATGCAAG AATATATTGGTTTCAAATTGGCAAGGTTATCTTAATACCATCAAAACTGATGCCCAAGGAAG CAAAGAGAATATATACACGTCGAAGGTTAAGTACATTATAAGGAAGGGGAATCCTCTTATCTGGGTACCAGAACATGAATTGCACAATGTG AACACTATAATTGATGAACGTGGTTCATTTTCTGTAGCCAGCCCCTACCCAGGGCCTCTTGGAAAATTACTCAAATCAATGAACAAG TTTCCAGTTCGGGTCGCTCTAACCGGGGATGTTGTGCCTGTCAAAGATAAAAAG gCTGAATCAGCCGCAAACTACCTTAAAGAAATGATGCTCTCCGAGGAGAAAGCATTAAAAGAATTTAGTTATACGGTTTCGAGTGTATTAAGTTCTTCTAATCACTTTTCGACAACTCGAAGCGAAAACCTCAAGGAGCTGATCGATGGGGGTGAAAAGTATGTGATTTATAAGTTCAATCTAAG CTCTTGCATGTTTGTTGATGGTAATGGAGGAACTCATGAAGTAGACTTTGAAGATATGGAAAAATGTAAAGCAAGTTTGCTAG CTCCTTATTCAGCTAAGCTAATCGATGGTATTAATCAAAGTGAAGCACGGCGCAGAGGACTGATCCTTTTCTGTTTCACATACTTGAACGTAAATGCAAGA GATGCATACATGCTGTCTCTTGATCGTAAGGGGTTCGACGTCCTAGGAAAGGTTCGTAGTAAAGTTACCGGGGATGAAATTGACGAATACCAATGGAAGCAATTCAGGATCACATTCAAAGAAGAGACTCGGGACATCGAATCCTTTTGTCAGCAACTTGTGGAAATGGAAGAAGATGCCATCAAAAAGGTTTCTAGCTACAGTGGTCTGGGATAA
- the LOC105778243 gene encoding uncharacterized protein LOC105778243 isoform X11, translating into MSCSCASTTEKPSFERVIWSSTWCSMKGSNKATVLTLAEKCKNILVSNWQGYLNTIKTDAQGSKENIYTSKVKYIIRKGNPLIWVPEHELHNVNTIIDERGSFSVASPYPGPLGKLLKSMNKFPVRVALTGDVVPVKDKKAESAANYLKEMMLSEEKALKEFSYTVSSVLSSSNHFSTTRSENLKELIDGGEKYVIYKFNLSSCMFVDGNGGTHEVDFEDMEKCKASLLAPYSAKLIDGINQSEARRRGLILFCFTYLNVNARDAYMLSLDRKGFDVLGKVK; encoded by the exons ATGTCATGTAGTTGTGCCTCCACTACAG AAAAGCCCAGTTTTGAAAGAGTAATTTGGTCGAGCACCTGGTGTTCAATGAAAGGCAGCAACAAAGCTACTGTTTTAACTCTTGCTGAGAAATGCAAG AATATATTGGTTTCAAATTGGCAAGGTTATCTTAATACCATCAAAACTGATGCCCAAGGAAG CAAAGAGAATATATACACGTCGAAGGTTAAGTACATTATAAGGAAGGGGAATCCTCTTATCTGGGTACCAGAACATGAATTGCACAATGTG AACACTATAATTGATGAACGTGGTTCATTTTCTGTAGCCAGCCCCTACCCAGGGCCTCTTGGAAAATTACTCAAATCAATGAACAAG TTTCCAGTTCGGGTCGCTCTAACCGGGGATGTTGTGCCTGTCAAAGATAAAAAG gCTGAATCAGCCGCAAACTACCTTAAAGAAATGATGCTCTCCGAGGAGAAAGCATTAAAAGAATTTAGTTATACGGTTTCGAGTGTATTAAGTTCTTCTAATCACTTTTCGACAACTCGAAGCGAAAACCTCAAGGAGCTGATCGATGGGGGTGAAAAGTATGTGATTTATAAGTTCAATCTAAG CTCTTGCATGTTTGTTGATGGTAATGGAGGAACTCATGAAGTAGACTTTGAAGATATGGAAAAATGTAAAGCAAGTTTGCTAG CTCCTTATTCAGCTAAGCTAATCGATGGTATTAATCAAAGTGAAGCACGGCGCAGAGGACTGATCCTTTTCTGTTTCACATACTTGAACGTAAATGCAAGA GATGCATACATGCTGTCTCTTGATCGTAAGGGGTTCGACGTCCTAGGAAAGGTTAAGTAG